A stretch of the Streptomyces venezuelae genome encodes the following:
- a CDS encoding dolichyl-phosphate-mannose--protein mannosyltransferase, with product MTSTATLTEPHAPNPPHRDDVRARLVPPYARPSAQLWLALKVPQEAAGTVNRVLAWAGPLLVALVAGLLRFWHLGSPKTVIFDETYYAKDAWATIRQGYEASWPKDIDKSIIANPDGVPLPLEPGYVVHPPVGKWVIGLGEWMFGFDPFGWRFMTAVLGTLSVLMLCRIGRRLFRSTFLGCLAGLLLAVDGLHLVMSRTALLDLVLMFFVLGAFGALLIDRDAARARLAAALPVDEEGRTRPDAAIAETLRLGYFLGWRPWRLVAGVCLGLAFGTKWNGLVVLAFFGILTVLWDASARRVAGAGTPYAAMLRRDALPAFLSTVPVALGVYVASWAGWILSPDNGKGGYFRDWSAKQGGVSWLPDWLTSLWHYEVEVYNFHVGLTDGHTYESNPWSWLVLGRPVSYFYESPDPGTAGCPATETAKCAREVLALGTPLLWWTACFALLYVLWRWAFRRDWRAGAIACAVAAGYLPWFNYQERTIFYFYAVVFVPYLCLAVAMLVGALLGPAGSSERRRTLGAIGAGVLVLLIIWNFVYFWPIYTGETLPMESWRNRMWLDTWV from the coding sequence GTGACCAGTACCGCGACGCTCACCGAGCCCCACGCGCCCAACCCGCCCCACCGGGACGACGTACGCGCGCGCCTGGTGCCGCCGTACGCCAGACCGTCCGCCCAGCTGTGGCTGGCGCTGAAGGTTCCGCAGGAGGCGGCCGGCACCGTCAACCGGGTGCTGGCCTGGGCGGGTCCGCTGCTGGTGGCGCTGGTCGCCGGCCTGCTGCGGTTCTGGCACCTGGGCAGCCCCAAGACGGTGATATTCGACGAGACGTACTACGCGAAGGACGCGTGGGCGACGATCCGGCAGGGCTACGAGGCGAGCTGGCCCAAGGACATCGACAAGTCGATCATCGCCAATCCGGACGGGGTGCCGCTGCCGCTGGAGCCGGGGTACGTGGTCCATCCGCCGGTCGGCAAGTGGGTGATCGGCCTCGGCGAGTGGATGTTCGGGTTCGACCCGTTCGGCTGGCGGTTCATGACCGCCGTGCTCGGCACCCTGTCCGTGCTGATGCTGTGCCGGATCGGGCGGCGGCTGTTCCGCTCCACCTTCCTGGGCTGCCTGGCGGGCCTGCTGCTGGCGGTCGACGGCCTGCACCTGGTGATGAGCCGCACCGCGCTGCTCGACCTGGTGCTGATGTTCTTTGTCCTGGGTGCCTTCGGAGCGCTGCTCATCGACCGGGACGCGGCACGGGCCCGGCTCGCCGCCGCCCTGCCGGTGGACGAGGAGGGCCGGACCCGGCCGGACGCGGCGATCGCGGAAACCCTCCGTCTGGGGTACTTCCTGGGCTGGCGGCCGTGGCGGCTGGTCGCGGGCGTCTGCCTCGGCCTGGCCTTCGGCACCAAGTGGAACGGCCTCGTCGTCCTCGCCTTCTTCGGCATCCTCACGGTGCTGTGGGACGCCTCGGCCCGCCGGGTCGCGGGCGCGGGCACCCCGTACGCGGCGATGCTGCGCCGTGACGCCCTCCCGGCGTTCCTGTCCACCGTGCCGGTCGCCCTCGGCGTGTACGTGGCCTCCTGGGCGGGCTGGATCCTCAGCCCGGACAACGGCAAGGGCGGCTACTTCCGCGACTGGTCGGCCAAGCAGGGCGGGGTGTCCTGGCTGCCGGACTGGCTGACCAGCCTGTGGCACTACGAGGTGGAGGTCTACAACTTCCACGTCGGCCTGACCGACGGCCACACGTACGAATCGAACCCGTGGAGCTGGCTGGTCCTGGGCCGGCCGGTGTCCTACTTCTACGAGTCCCCCGACCCCGGCACGGCCGGCTGCCCGGCCACCGAGACGGCCAAGTGCGCCCGCGAGGTCCTGGCCCTGGGCACCCCGCTGCTGTGGTGGACGGCCTGCTTCGCGCTGCTCTACGTGCTGTGGCGGTGGGCCTTCCGCCGCGACTGGCGCGCGGGCGCGATCGCCTGCGCGGTGGCCGCCGGCTACCTGCCCTGGTTCAACTACCAGGAGCGGACCATCTTCTACTTCTACGCGGTGGTGTTCGTCCCGTACCTCTGCCTGGCGGTGGCGATGCTGGTGGGTGCCCTGCTGGGCCCGGCCGGATCCTCCGAACGGCGGCGCACGCTGGGCGCCATCGGGGCGGGCGTCCTGGTCCTGCTGATCATCTGGAACTTCGTGTACTTCTGGCCGATCTACACCGGCGAGACCCTGCCGATGGAGTCCTGGCGCAACCGCATGTGGCTGGACACCTGGGTCTAG
- a CDS encoding GNAT family N-acetyltransferase encodes MIEYGFTDRAGRAIGLAGVTDENWRAVADIAPRDDQRRFVAALAARYLLLSWRGGDWNSLAVTADDAVVGHVMWAYDDGDGSHWIGGMVVDASEQGKGVGRAAVRVLARWLSERPGFREVRLSYHPDNTSAAHLYESIGFTLTGEREDDEVVAALSTRATDKAGHPGPTD; translated from the coding sequence ATGATCGAATATGGCTTCACGGACCGGGCGGGCCGGGCGATAGGCCTGGCCGGGGTGACGGACGAAAACTGGCGAGCCGTCGCCGACATCGCGCCCCGGGACGACCAACGCCGTTTCGTCGCCGCGCTGGCGGCCCGCTATCTGCTGCTCTCCTGGCGCGGCGGGGACTGGAACTCGCTGGCCGTGACGGCCGATGACGCGGTGGTCGGCCATGTGATGTGGGCGTACGACGACGGTGACGGCAGCCACTGGATCGGCGGCATGGTCGTCGACGCCTCCGAACAGGGCAAGGGCGTGGGCCGTGCCGCGGTCCGCGTCCTGGCGCGGTGGCTGTCGGAGCGCCCCGGTTTCCGGGAGGTACGCCTCTCCTACCATCCGGACAACACCTCGGCCGCGCACCTGTACGAGTCGATCGGCTTCACCCTCACCGGGGAGCGCGAGGACGACGAGGTCGTCGCCGCGCTGAGCACGCGGGCCACCGATAAGGCTGGACACCCAGGCCCAACTGATTGA
- a CDS encoding serine hydrolase domain-containing protein, giving the protein MNIQGVVAEGFEPVRDAFARNFEVLGDRGAAVAVYRDGRKVVDLWGGTKDADGGPGGEPWAEDTAVVVRSATKGVAAAVPLLLHQRGLLDLAAPVASYWPEFKAGGKERTLVADLLAHRAGVPALDRPLTAAEAADGTSGARAVAGQQAFWEPGTAHGYHAQTYSWLLSELVLRVTGRTVGTWLAEEIAEPLGLDFWIGLPETEAHRVGRVAPVEPPEKAGMLQTRPRRNVSEAYADPGSLTRRAFAAIDPLPDENDPAWRAAELPASAGIGTARALARFYAATIGVVEDGARIFTPAITARAGAELSAGPDRVLVVHTRFGPGYMLHGPASPLLSPASFGHPGRGGSLAFADPEAGIGFGYTTNALAKSVTADPRAQSLIRALRTSL; this is encoded by the coding sequence GTGAACATCCAGGGTGTGGTGGCGGAGGGCTTCGAGCCCGTGCGGGACGCGTTCGCGCGGAACTTCGAGGTGCTCGGGGACCGGGGCGCGGCGGTGGCCGTGTACCGGGACGGCCGCAAGGTCGTGGACCTGTGGGGCGGCACCAAGGATGCCGACGGTGGCCCCGGCGGCGAGCCGTGGGCCGAGGACACCGCGGTGGTGGTCCGCTCGGCGACCAAGGGCGTGGCCGCCGCGGTGCCGCTGCTGCTGCACCAGCGCGGGCTGCTGGACCTGGCCGCTCCCGTGGCCTCGTACTGGCCGGAGTTCAAGGCCGGCGGCAAGGAGCGCACCCTGGTCGCGGACCTGCTCGCGCACCGGGCCGGCGTTCCGGCGCTCGACCGGCCGCTGACGGCCGCGGAGGCTGCGGACGGCACCTCCGGGGCGCGTGCGGTCGCCGGGCAGCAGGCCTTCTGGGAGCCCGGCACCGCGCACGGCTACCACGCGCAGACCTACAGCTGGCTGCTGTCCGAGCTGGTGCTGCGGGTGACCGGGCGCACGGTCGGCACCTGGCTCGCGGAGGAGATAGCCGAGCCGCTCGGCCTCGACTTCTGGATCGGCCTGCCGGAAACGGAGGCGCACCGGGTGGGCCGGGTGGCGCCGGTGGAGCCGCCGGAGAAGGCGGGGATGTTGCAGACCCGGCCGCGGAGAAACGTTTCGGAGGCGTATGCGGACCCCGGTTCGCTGACCCGGCGGGCGTTTGCGGCGATCGATCCGCTGCCGGACGAGAACGACCCGGCCTGGCGGGCGGCCGAACTGCCCGCTTCGGCCGGCATCGGTACGGCGCGGGCGCTGGCCCGCTTCTACGCGGCGACGATCGGGGTGGTCGAGGACGGCGCCCGGATCTTCACCCCGGCGATCACCGCCCGGGCGGGCGCAGAGCTGTCCGCCGGCCCGGACCGGGTGCTGGTCGTCCACACCCGCTTCGGCCCCGGCTACATGCTGCACGGCCCGGCCTCCCCGCTGCTGTCCCCGGCCTCCTTCGGCCATCCGGGCCGGGGCGGCTCACTGGCCTTCGCGGACCCGGAGGCGGGGATCGGCTTCGGCTACACCACCAACGCGCTGGCGAAGTCGGTCACGGCAGACCCCCGCGCCCAGTCCCTGATCCGCGCCCTCCGCACGTCCCTGTAA
- a CDS encoding energy-coupling factor ABC transporter ATP-binding protein: protein MASSTAPSLEVSGLAYAYPDGHQALFGVDLTVGRGERVALLGPNGAGKTTLVLHLNGILGGGAGSVTVAGLPVEKRNFAEIRRRVGIVFQDPDDQLFMPTVREDVAFGPAAAGLRGAELEARVRTALDRVGMAAFADRPPHHLSFGQRRRVAVATVLAMEPEILVLDEPSSNLDPASRRELAEILRSLDVTVLMVTHDLPYALELCPRSVILGEGVIAADGRTQDLLCDEDLMRAHRLELPFGFDPRSVAVA from the coding sequence ATGGCTTCTTCGACGGCTCCCTCTCTTGAGGTCTCCGGCCTCGCCTACGCCTACCCGGACGGCCACCAGGCCCTGTTCGGGGTGGACCTGACCGTCGGGCGCGGCGAGCGGGTCGCCCTGCTCGGCCCCAACGGCGCCGGCAAGACCACCCTGGTCCTGCACCTCAACGGCATCCTCGGCGGCGGCGCCGGGTCGGTGACGGTGGCCGGCCTGCCCGTGGAGAAGCGGAACTTCGCCGAGATCCGGCGCCGGGTCGGCATCGTCTTCCAGGACCCCGACGACCAGCTGTTCATGCCGACGGTCCGCGAGGACGTGGCCTTCGGCCCGGCCGCGGCCGGGCTGCGCGGCGCCGAGCTGGAGGCGCGGGTCCGTACCGCCCTCGACCGGGTCGGCATGGCCGCCTTCGCCGACCGGCCCCCGCACCATCTGTCCTTCGGCCAGCGCCGCCGGGTGGCCGTCGCCACCGTCCTCGCCATGGAGCCCGAGATCCTGGTCCTGGACGAGCCCTCGTCCAATCTCGACCCGGCGTCCCGGCGGGAACTCGCGGAGATCCTGCGCTCGCTGGACGTGACCGTGCTGATGGTCACCCACGACCTGCCGTATGCGCTGGAGCTCTGCCCGCGCTCGGTGATCCTCGGCGAGGGAGTGATCGCCGCGGACGGCCGCACCCAGGATCTGCTGTGTGACGAGGACCTGATGCGGGCCCACCGGCTGGAACTGCCGTTCGGCTTCGACCCGCGCTCGGTGGCGGTGGCGTGA
- the cbiQ gene encoding cobalt ECF transporter T component CbiQ yields MAAGHSHKLYRHGHSPVHRLPAHCKLAATFAFVLVVVSTPREAVWAFGAYAALLAGVAAVARIPAGFLLRRLVIEIPFVGFAVLLPFVAEGEQVKVLGLSLSVSGLWGAWNILAKGTLGVAASVLLASTTELRALLLGLQRLKLPPLLVQIASFMIRYGDVIADELRRMSVARRSRGFEARGIRHWGVLAKTAGALFIRSYERGERVYLAMVSRGYAGSMPVIDEVAAGRAQWAYAAVLPVAALAVCVMGWTI; encoded by the coding sequence GTGGCGGCCGGACACAGCCACAAGCTCTACCGGCACGGACACTCGCCCGTGCACCGGCTGCCGGCCCACTGCAAACTCGCCGCCACCTTCGCCTTCGTCCTCGTCGTCGTGTCCACCCCGCGCGAAGCGGTGTGGGCCTTCGGCGCGTACGCGGCGCTGCTCGCCGGGGTCGCCGCGGTGGCCCGGATCCCGGCCGGCTTCCTGCTGCGGCGACTGGTGATCGAGATCCCGTTCGTCGGGTTCGCGGTCCTGCTGCCCTTCGTCGCGGAGGGCGAACAGGTCAAGGTGCTGGGGCTCTCGCTGTCCGTCTCCGGACTGTGGGGCGCCTGGAACATCCTGGCCAAGGGCACCCTCGGAGTGGCGGCCTCGGTGCTGCTTGCCTCCACCACCGAGCTGCGGGCGCTGCTGCTCGGACTCCAGCGCCTCAAGCTGCCGCCGCTGCTGGTCCAGATCGCCTCCTTCATGATCCGCTACGGTGACGTCATCGCCGACGAGCTGCGCCGGATGTCGGTGGCCCGGCGCTCGCGCGGCTTCGAAGCGCGCGGGATCCGCCACTGGGGGGTGCTGGCCAAGACCGCCGGCGCCCTGTTCATCCGCTCCTACGAGCGCGGCGAGCGGGTCTACCTGGCGATGGTCAGCCGGGGGTACGCCGGCTCCATGCCGGTGATCGACGAGGTGGCGGCCGGCCGTGCGCAGTGGGCGTATGCGGCCGTACTGCCGGTGGCGGCACTCGCCGTCTGTGTGATGGGTTGGACGATATGA
- a CDS encoding energy-coupling factor ABC transporter permease, whose translation MHVPDGFIDAPVSVAAGVAAAGAVAVSLRGARRELDERTAPLAGLVAAFIFAVQMLNFPVAAGTSGHLLGGALAAMLVGPFTGVLCVSVVLLMQGVLFADGGLTALGVNITIMGVVTVVVAYAIFRGLLAVLPRTRASVTAAAFTGALVSVPASAAAFTLLYAIGGTTDVPVGKVLTAMVGVHVLIGLGEALITAATVGAVLAVRPDLVHGARGLRTPLKLRVGGELVDVPAVPAEPAEPAGAPAAGGARKLWGAGLAAALLLAGFVSFYASASPDGLEKVAADKGIDAKADQYEHATAGSPLAEYGETEGIPVGVAGVIGVGTTIAVGTGIFWVARSRRQDSEQPSAAQPETV comes from the coding sequence ATGCATGTACCCGACGGATTCATCGATGCACCCGTCTCCGTGGCGGCGGGCGTCGCAGCCGCCGGTGCCGTGGCCGTCAGCCTGCGCGGCGCCCGCCGGGAACTCGACGAACGGACCGCACCGCTGGCCGGCCTGGTCGCCGCCTTCATCTTCGCCGTCCAGATGCTCAACTTCCCGGTGGCCGCAGGCACCAGCGGCCACCTCCTCGGCGGTGCCCTGGCGGCGATGCTCGTCGGCCCCTTCACCGGCGTGCTCTGCGTCTCCGTGGTCCTGCTCATGCAGGGCGTCCTGTTCGCCGACGGCGGCCTGACCGCCCTCGGCGTGAACATCACGATCATGGGTGTGGTCACCGTGGTGGTCGCGTATGCGATCTTCCGCGGGCTGCTCGCCGTGCTGCCCCGCACCCGGGCCTCGGTCACCGCCGCCGCCTTCACCGGCGCGCTGGTCTCGGTGCCCGCGTCCGCCGCGGCCTTCACCCTGCTCTACGCCATCGGCGGCACCACCGACGTGCCGGTCGGCAAGGTGCTCACCGCCATGGTCGGCGTGCACGTCCTGATCGGCCTCGGCGAGGCCCTGATCACCGCCGCGACCGTGGGTGCCGTACTCGCCGTCCGGCCGGACCTGGTCCACGGCGCCCGGGGCCTGCGCACCCCGCTCAAGCTGCGGGTCGGCGGCGAACTCGTCGACGTACCTGCCGTACCCGCCGAACCGGCCGAACCGGCCGGGGCCCCGGCCGCCGGCGGTGCCCGGAAGCTGTGGGGCGCCGGCCTGGCCGCCGCCCTGCTGCTGGCCGGCTTCGTCTCCTTCTACGCCTCCGCCAGCCCCGACGGCCTGGAGAAGGTCGCCGCCGACAAGGGCATCGACGCCAAGGCCGACCAGTACGAGCACGCCACCGCCGGCTCCCCGCTCGCCGAGTACGGCGAGACCGAGGGCATCCCCGTCGGTGTCGCGGGCGTGATCGGCGTCGGCACCACCATCGCCGTCGGCACCGGGATCTTCTGGGTGGCGCGCAGCCGCCGCCAGGACTCCGAGCAGCCGTCGGCGGCCCAGCCCGAGACGGTCTGA
- a CDS encoding SsgA family sporulation/cell division regulator, giving the protein MSATTAAVEERVRARVITDDPLYRPIPVALRFTAAEPLAVRIVFPAGLSPEGTENEWVFPRALLEAGLQAPSGSGDVRVWPCGRVQAVVEFHSPEGVAVVQFDIAALRRFLRRTYDPLTH; this is encoded by the coding sequence ATGTCTGCCACCACCGCCGCCGTCGAAGAGCGAGTCCGTGCCCGCGTGATCACCGACGACCCCCTCTACCGGCCCATCCCGGTGGCGCTGCGGTTCACCGCCGCCGAACCCCTCGCCGTACGGATCGTCTTCCCCGCGGGCCTGTCCCCGGAGGGCACCGAGAACGAGTGGGTCTTCCCGCGCGCCCTGCTGGAGGCCGGCCTGCAGGCCCCCTCCGGGAGCGGCGACGTACGGGTCTGGCCCTGCGGCCGGGTGCAGGCGGTGGTCGAGTTCCACTCGCCGGAAGGGGTGGCCGTGGTGCAGTTCGACATCGCCGCACTGCGCCGCTTCCTGCGCCGGACCTACGACCCCCTCACCCATTAG